The Plasmodium gaboni strain SY75 chromosome Unknown, whole genome shotgun sequence DNA window tattttcaatatttgaatcgcttatatataataattacaaaaatatttatatatatataaatatatatatatatatatatatatatatatatatatatatatttgttaaCATAAAAACCACTTAATAAGTacatatcatttttatatattaagaaaaaaaaaaaaaaaaaaattaaaataacataatattttatatttatacattatattaaaatacaatatgatttatttatatatatcaaaataatttaataggaatgcaaaaaatattttaaattaaaattatattttttttttttttttgtaaaaaattttatattatgtaaatataattatcttataaatttttttgaataatataattacaatttaatgtaacatattttttctcctatatcatttattttacaacatttaataacaaaattaatatatatatatatatatatatatatatatatatatatatatatatatatatatataatttcttatatcaatatgtagaaaaagaaaaaaaaaatttacaaatGTGTAGTCCATGATTGTACCCCTAAAATAgttcaaatatatatatatatatatatatattcttttttttgtgatgacatttaatattcatttttatcttattatgtatatgtaatatattatagatGTGTTATACTATAATAGTTATAGTATATACTgtgaaatatttatatataaccaTTTTGTATATGTTCATACTACActgtttttttataaaataatatttaaatttttacTAAACGTTCATATTATCaaattatatttctatgaaataataaatatattatcttaatattacataacctttttgataaaaatattgtctaaagaaatattttttttttaaatattaaaattaattaaacaatattatattttatacattagttttataataataagggtatatatttttataagcATTTATTTTGTAGTTTTTTATTCTACTATAATAATGTTTATTCTACTATAATAATGTTTGATATgtaataagaaaaaaacatatatatatatatatataaaatcatgtataatttttaaaaattttaaatattaagttaaatattttacttGCTACTTTCAGTTGTAgtcaaaaaaatatatattatgaaaacattcaaatataataataatacattacattatattatgttaaAATGTGAAATGAACTcagaaaatattataacattataatattataataagaatGACTGTCAAATATATAAGCATAGAACAATTATcataacaaatataaaatgtcAATAATTCAGAATCATATATTACCTCACATTTTGTAGTTTTAGAAGATTCCTTCTAAACAGGAATGTTAATAACACTTATAATATTAGATGTACACATTTTGTGTAGGAGACTACTATAAAGCTGCAGTGAATTATGTTGtatgttttattaaaaagacAATTATTATAGACAATCCTATATTATCTTCACATATAGaaatatcttttatttattttatcctttttgttgatttatttaattGTTCCTTATAgcaacaaaaaaaaaaaaaaaaaaaaaaaaaaaaaaaaaacataaatatttgaacttataaaataaaacacATTTATTCATACAAGAAAATTctataataattttttttttttttgtaatgTAGCAactgaaaaaaaataaaaaaaaaacactTATAAAgtattacatttttattaaatgtgTTAGTgtattcatatatatatttattacatagtaggcatatttatatattataaaaaggggtgtcttataatatatatatatataaatacatgTATTCTATAAAACTATTATAAACATTAATATgtactatatatatatatatttatatatggctattataatattatgttatttgttatataattataagttatatgaataaattttttattcaaCTTTTATCAatcttattttattttttttaatatttatatatctttgTCCTTTTCCTTATGATGTTTTTTAAGCATATAAAGTAAAacaattataaaaaaaatattaaaaaaaaaatttttaatttttctttccataatatttatataatttataaattcatAATACCTTGTCtcataaaatattgttataaCAAACActtatattaaataataatttttttaaagatacacataatatacaattataaatattattatattgttttaatatatatatataataacttTATTAATTGtccatataataattatatatatatatatatatatatgaataaatgcgaataatattatggacacttatatcattttattagactactacaattatataagaatataattttatacacctcaacacatatatatatattcttataatataaaaaataaagatggttttataattatctactattattataataaaatgtgTTTCATAGATCTAATCGAAAAataaatcttttttttttaaacgttcgacattttttttatttttatttattttagattattattattttctggtttgtattaatataaaatgttttattatcacaaggttgtatataaacaagatatgatatatgtacttataaatgaattaatagtttaattattatatatactttttattaaacccccaaaaaagtaatagataaatatgtattatattatatatatataatatcttaataagaaataaattattatcgataactattaatatattattaatatatataatatatatatagctaaaattttttataatattatctataATGTGTATAATGTTAACAGGTTAATTACTTTTTTATACAcaaaagataatatatatatttaacaatctatttttataattataaataataaaacattacacattttttcttagattaaaattatatttataattatttatatattatctacTTAACTAATCcttatataattaatatatattttcaatgATGTATGTGTGCCCATATACTATActcaattttttttttttttttattcaaattattaattGGTTCTTGTTTTACTAGTAAGAATaagtattatattataatatatattgaatatttatatatatttaaaatattttatataaatatgtatatatagTACATACATTTTGTGCTTGTATTAATActgatttatatatatcataatagtaatattaGAAAAGTGTAAATAAagtattttatattatattatattatattattttattttattttttttttttgttaattattttatctttatattagtatttataataacaaaataacatatatttcttttagAGTGTATaatcaaaaatatacacTTCTAATAAcacattataatatatatattcatgaaaaatgaaataatatagtACAATGAgtaattaaattttttttaatgtataatatttttcttttttttcttgttttataataaagaaatatatacaaaatatatatatatattaaatatatttatatatatatatatatatatattatcaataataattatgtttctagttcaatatatatatatatatatatatattatcaataataattatgtttctagttcaatatatatataaatatgatctattatttaaatatttctttttattatatccTATAACTTTTTTGAATAAACAAAATAGCATTCtttgtaattatatattatttataaagTGCTATATTTcacaaatataaataaatatatatatatatatatatatatatatatatatatacaaataatatatctacatattatgaatacaatttatttgttttacttaatatattattttattacaaGTGTTAAAATGGAGgtatttaattaaatataaacgtaataaaaataatactaaatatttgtattcaaagaatatatatatgaaaaaaaatatatatatatatatgtatatacatttatttttattattattaactttttaaaaaaaaaaaaacaataataattattacttatttgtaaaaaaatatattattaataatttaatattttttttttttatatattttatttcctATAAATTGAATACATATTTCTCAATTCTAATTTTATGTGTAAATAAATCTTAGGTTAAAGAATCACATAATAGgcataatattatttttacacATTTTAAacttaaaatattatgaaataataatttttaaaaataaaattacaatgaacatatttataataatatctttattCCAAATAAGagataaataaaataacagTAATCTGacaaataaattatcatgatctttatttattttaaaatattatttttctcaCTCTTATTAGATACATTCATATCATCACATACTGTAAGAAAATAatgtgtatataaataaataaatatatatatatatatatatatatatgtatatgatatacttataattgttatatttcatattatctatattgttttttctatttttttttttttttttctagAATATTCCTAGAACTAACCATAATAATTCGAAAAATGCAGCAGTTAATAAAACACCCGTAAATACAATTCCAGATGTTATTACATTAGATTATATTAAAGAACAATTAAAACAAATTCAACTAATAAAAGATGAAATAATCAAAgacaaattaaaaaaaattaaattcctaaaaaagaaatataaaagtaaaaataaaaacgatcataatgatattaaagaagaaattgaaaaattagaaaaagaaatattggatactaaaatattatgcgaagattatataaaaaatgaattaaaagaaatctcattattaaaagatgAAATTGTCAAGGATAAAATAGAAAGATACCACTGGAAGAGAGATAAATTAATAGATTATGAATTAAACAGACTTTTTTATGAAgcaaaaaagaaaaaaatacaacAATTATACGATACGTTCCGTAGAGAAAAAGGTATTAGttgtaaaataaaaaaaaaagaaaaaagaaaagaaaaaaaaatgaaaatgaaaatgaaaatgaaaacacatatatatatatatatatatatatattcttttatattattttattttttagtaaataagataaaaaagaaaagaaagaaaaaaacattttttgAACTTTGGAGTTCattttatgaaataatGGAAGAGAAAGTTCATAAATATCAATTAGGAGGATATACAATAGGAATAGGAATAATAGCTGCAATAGCAAAATCTATACATTCAATTGTAGCAACACCTATGGCCTGTATCAAGGAATCTGCTCTTACTGCCAAATTTATTGCAGGAACAATTAAATGTTGTAAAGCCGTTTCTGGTGCAGCAGCTACATGTGGTTCTTCTGCTACTGCTGCTACCGAAATA harbors:
- a CDS encoding putative exported protein, with the translated sequence MIFIYFKILFFSLLLDTFISSHTNIPRTNHNNSKNAAVNKTPVNTIPDVITLDYIKEQLKQIQLIKDEIIKDKLKKIKFLKKKYKSKNKNDHNDIKEEIEKLEKEILDTKILCEDYIKNELKEISLLKDEIVKDKIERYHWKRDKLIDYELNRLFYEAKKKKIQQLYDTFRREKGISCKIKKKEKRKEKKMKMKMKMKTHIYIYIYIYSFILFYFLVNKIKKKRKKKTFFELWSSFYEIMEEKVHKYQLGGYTIGIGIIAAIAKSIHSIVATPMACIKESALTAKFIAGTIKCCKAVSGAAATCGSSATAATEICTKCVQIVKGTVNIICCTSAAEKCCEVTGVVANCCKLKSLQTACATATASPDPATKVVAIIIIVILVIILIVYLYFLIKKSGILENEKVQKVISKLEDYYMSQQVLYII